A stretch of the Thalassotalea euphylliae genome encodes the following:
- the pdsR gene encoding proteobacterial dedicated sortase system response regulator, whose translation MSKRIAIVEDDDAIRENYADVLRHQGYQVQSFANRQSAEAAFTVRLPNLVILDIGLHDEYDAGFELCQWLRAKSSTLPIIFLTARDNDVDTVSGLRIGADDYLTKDISLPHLTARIAALFRRQDAQNKPVEQENLIERGPLVIDSQKMTIEWHNQYVELTVTEFWMVFALAKSPGHVKNRQQLMQDSQIFVDDSTITSHIKRIRKKFSKIQANFNCIETVYGMGYRWNDAEQNASSVSNEA comes from the coding sequence ATGAGTAAACGCATAGCAATAGTAGAAGATGACGACGCCATTCGTGAAAATTATGCCGACGTATTGCGCCATCAAGGGTATCAAGTGCAAAGTTTTGCTAATCGTCAAAGCGCAGAAGCAGCTTTTACCGTTCGCCTTCCTAACTTAGTGATTCTAGATATTGGATTGCACGACGAATACGATGCAGGCTTTGAACTTTGCCAATGGCTTAGAGCCAAGTCTTCTACGTTACCTATTATCTTTTTGACCGCGCGTGACAATGATGTCGATACTGTTTCGGGTCTGCGCATTGGGGCAGACGACTACTTAACCAAAGACATAAGCCTACCCCATTTAACTGCTCGTATTGCTGCACTTTTTCGCCGTCAAGATGCGCAGAATAAACCAGTAGAACAAGAGAACTTAATTGAACGCGGGCCATTAGTGATCGACAGCCAAAAAATGACAATTGAGTGGCATAACCAATACGTAGAGCTTACCGTTACCGAATTCTGGATGGTGTTTGCGCTGGCAAAATCGCCAGGGCATGTGAAAAACCGGCAGCAACTTATGCAAGATTCGCAAATTTTTGTTGATGACAGCACCATTACTTCTCATATCAAACGTATTCGTAAAAAATTCAGTAAAATTCAAGCGAACTTTAACTGTATCGAAACCGTCTATGGTATGGGCTATCGCTGGAATGATGCAGAGCAAAACGCCTCATCAGTTAGCAACGAGGCATAG
- the pdsO gene encoding sortase-associated OmpA-like protein PdsO produces the protein MKKLILTSAILTSLVLTPMAQAGSHVEGISDSTLTDDTFSDESKEELGFGAGAILGGIFGGPAGAMITGLAGTFLMKTLNGEEDIVELTKANKAQAKNFEMQLASLKSQMQDAEFQHQQELLAFEQSQAKASALQASNLMMSLQFNTGSSDIPSYYAEQVNALASILNSNQDLTIDLSGYTDLLGSSKRNQALSLARAESVKTALVNQGVGAHRINTTGYGENHPVVANAQQESSFYDRRVMISVQQSDKQMAKN, from the coding sequence ATGAAAAAACTTATTTTAACGTCAGCAATCTTAACGAGCTTAGTATTAACACCTATGGCGCAAGCTGGTTCTCATGTTGAAGGCATAAGCGATAGCACTCTTACCGATGACACTTTTTCTGATGAGAGTAAAGAAGAACTAGGCTTCGGTGCTGGTGCGATTTTAGGTGGTATTTTCGGTGGTCCAGCGGGTGCGATGATCACAGGCCTTGCGGGTACCTTTTTAATGAAAACCCTCAATGGTGAAGAAGATATTGTTGAACTAACCAAAGCTAACAAAGCACAAGCGAAAAACTTCGAAATGCAGTTAGCGAGCCTTAAAAGCCAGATGCAAGACGCAGAATTTCAGCACCAACAAGAGCTGTTAGCGTTCGAGCAGTCGCAAGCAAAAGCCAGTGCTTTGCAGGCGAGTAATTTAATGATGAGCTTACAGTTCAATACAGGCTCAAGCGATATCCCAAGCTACTACGCTGAGCAAGTGAACGCGCTGGCTAGTATCCTCAACAGTAACCAAGACTTAACCATTGATTTGTCTGGTTACACTGACTTGCTCGGCAGTAGTAAACGCAACCAAGCATTATCGCTCGCTCGTGCGGAAAGCGTGAAAACCGCTTTAGTTAACCAAGGTGTTGGCGCGCATCGAATCAATACGACTGGCTATGGCGAGAATCACCCCGTAGTCGCCAACGCCCAACAAGAATCTAGCTTTTATGATCGCCGTGTGATGATCAGCGTTCAGCAAAGTGATAAGCAAATGGCAAAAAACTAA
- the dinG gene encoding ATP-dependent DNA helicase DinG, whose amino-acid sequence MSTATKKQTSALSDNIKQAIRTSYKAIGESLPNFNPRKQQTFLIAEIAKTLAGEYDKTRKIIAVEAGTGTGKSLAYSLSTIPLALSKKKKVVISTATVALQEQLVNKDLPFLKDHGGIDFDFTLAKGRQRYVCRHKLAAAANASENPQPGFTFAEQPNRFDIKLIKELNSALSENRWQGDRDSWADPIPNHVWQAIQSDKHSCLRHLAEHTHCPFHKARDTMDKADVLVINHSLLLSDLEMGGGKILPEPDETYYVIDEAHHLPKVTRDHSSAAITLKGSLEWLQKVADTGDKVAKLIKSQSSINPSLKLADDCQSLIADMQKILQFVEANQATYFANAEQNNSQGNSTPSYRFEHGIIPQLIKTSAEDLSEYSRKCLAHGNKLYYLLVEAVKDGDVKAYLAEPLLSEFGFLLQRLENFNALWVMYAKTDSEKAAPLARWLEKLSGKKQDYLLSASPIEVGYTLEDKLWSKCAGAVLCSATIVALNSFDHFRRQVGLSNNDGTQYQKVDSPFNYRENAVLSVPNVRYEPSHPSFTDELCKLLPALIKKDEATLVLFSSYWQMEQVAKVMREKHKISLQMQGEQARSYIIENHKKKCDNNKASILFGTQSFSEGLDLPSNYLTNLVITKLPFSVPTSPVEEAHAEYVTAKGGNPFMSITVPDASNKLIQACGRLLRNEKDSGVITLLDRRVVTKRYGGELLDALPPFKRQISY is encoded by the coding sequence ATGTCGACCGCCACCAAAAAGCAAACCAGCGCGCTTAGCGATAATATTAAACAAGCCATTCGCACTTCCTACAAAGCCATCGGTGAAAGCCTACCCAACTTTAACCCACGCAAACAGCAAACTTTTTTGATTGCAGAAATAGCCAAAACGCTGGCCGGTGAGTACGACAAAACCCGCAAAATCATTGCCGTTGAAGCAGGTACGGGCACAGGTAAGTCATTAGCTTATAGTTTAAGTACTATTCCGTTAGCGCTTTCGAAAAAGAAAAAAGTAGTCATTTCGACCGCGACCGTTGCCTTGCAAGAGCAGCTCGTCAATAAAGACTTGCCCTTTTTGAAAGATCACGGCGGTATAGACTTTGACTTTACTTTAGCGAAAGGCCGCCAGCGTTACGTTTGTCGTCATAAGCTGGCTGCCGCAGCTAACGCCAGCGAAAACCCACAGCCTGGTTTTACCTTTGCTGAGCAACCGAACCGCTTTGATATCAAGCTAATTAAAGAACTCAACAGTGCGCTCAGTGAAAATCGCTGGCAAGGTGATAGAGACAGTTGGGCAGACCCTATTCCAAATCATGTGTGGCAAGCCATTCAATCAGATAAACATAGCTGTTTGCGCCACTTAGCCGAGCATACCCACTGCCCGTTTCACAAAGCGCGCGATACCATGGATAAAGCTGATGTATTGGTAATAAACCATTCACTACTATTGTCTGATTTAGAAATGGGCGGCGGTAAAATTCTGCCAGAGCCTGATGAAACCTACTACGTGATTGACGAAGCGCACCACTTACCTAAGGTTACGCGTGACCATTCGAGTGCCGCTATCACCTTAAAAGGTTCGTTGGAATGGCTACAAAAAGTCGCGGATACAGGCGATAAAGTTGCCAAGCTGATCAAATCACAATCATCAATTAATCCATCGCTCAAACTCGCCGATGATTGCCAATCGTTAATTGCTGATATGCAAAAGATTCTGCAATTTGTTGAAGCGAACCAAGCGACTTACTTTGCTAATGCCGAGCAAAACAACTCTCAAGGCAATAGCACGCCAAGTTATCGTTTTGAACACGGCATTATTCCACAGCTGATTAAAACCAGTGCAGAAGATTTAAGCGAATACAGCCGAAAATGTTTAGCCCATGGTAATAAACTTTATTACTTATTAGTGGAAGCGGTGAAAGATGGTGACGTAAAGGCTTATTTAGCGGAGCCTTTGTTATCAGAATTTGGTTTTTTGCTTCAACGCCTAGAAAACTTTAATGCGCTTTGGGTGATGTACGCAAAAACCGACAGCGAAAAAGCCGCACCACTAGCCCGTTGGTTAGAAAAACTCAGCGGTAAAAAGCAAGATTATTTGCTATCCGCTTCCCCTATTGAAGTCGGTTACACACTGGAAGATAAGCTATGGTCAAAATGCGCAGGTGCAGTACTTTGCTCGGCCACTATCGTTGCACTCAATTCTTTTGATCATTTTCGCCGTCAAGTGGGCCTTTCCAACAACGACGGTACACAATATCAAAAAGTCGATTCACCATTTAACTACCGTGAAAACGCTGTGCTGTCTGTACCTAATGTACGCTATGAGCCAAGTCACCCTTCATTTACGGACGAGCTTTGTAAGCTACTACCAGCATTAATTAAAAAAGACGAAGCAACACTAGTGCTGTTTTCTTCTTATTGGCAAATGGAACAAGTAGCGAAAGTGATGCGTGAAAAACATAAAATCTCTCTTCAAATGCAAGGAGAGCAAGCCAGAAGCTATATTATCGAGAATCACAAAAAGAAATGTGACAACAATAAAGCCAGTATTTTGTTTGGGACCCAGAGCTTTTCTGAAGGGCTAGATTTACCCAGTAATTACCTCACTAACTTAGTGATCACTAAACTGCCGTTTTCCGTACCGACCTCACCGGTAGAAGAAGCGCACGCAGAATATGTGACTGCCAAAGGTGGTAATCCGTTTATGTCGATAACCGTACCTGATGCTTCCAATAAGCTGATTCAAGCCTGTGGTCGCTTGTTGCGAAATGAGAAAGACAGTGGTGTTATCACCCTGCTTGATCGCCGTGTGGTGACTAAGCGCTACGGTGGTGAATTACTTGACGCCCTGCCACCGTTTAAGCGACAGATCAGTTATTAA
- a CDS encoding DNA polymerase II — translation MFNIIAKRAGLLFGGGRHWFPFTGICFKLLYILTVCGGMWRDLMANLSDNFTSNEVQASGVGTNNSAFGFVLTRKTYDTRHGMVISLWLVTEQGPVNLKITDEYALLFIHQTEQEKALELLAKHQLQPAKVTPLPLKTFAQQAVTGIYFAKLRDFYQARELLKQHYIKCFEDDIRPEDRYLMERFVTDNCYFTGQTSNYTQNHAHHYPTLYQAKCKKSEGDIKLSMVSIDLECSPKGELYSIGLYSDTCQKVMMIGKPEPLDESCDYIEWLANEAELLQRFLAWVTEYDPDVFIGWNVVNFDFSLFQKRYDLHNIPFAFGRGNSAPNWRKQRNSEQNFMDIEGRVVIDGIDLLKSATYNFASFSLDNVAHELLGKRKQVKDVENRLYEIVDNFHHNKKALAAYNLEDCRLVWQIFEHTDLLAFAKLRAKLTGLSLDRIGGSVAAFTNLYLPKLHRAGYIAPNLGDGKSDLVSPGGYVMNSIPGLYRNVLVLDFKSLYPSIIRTFYIDPMGLIEGLRAEGLKAEGLRAEGLKAEGLQSEELRVQGLEAENGNLGAQNQIVPGFDDAYFSRERHFLPAIIDELWAARDKAKRDKNAALSQAIKIIMNSFYGVLGSTGCRFFDPRLSGSITKRGHQILKTTKQWIEDIGYQVIYGDTDSIFVAIGESHNVKESRRIGKELEQLINEKWDEHIASEYQIESKLEIEFETHFSRFFMPTIRGLADVGTKKRYAGLVINEADKSNKDNSKPNERMVFKGLETVRTDWTPLAKDFQQALYDKIFHDEPVSDFVLDTVNQTRAGQLDEKLIYRKRIRRKLDDYVKNVPPHIKAARAADAINLANGQKAKYQKRGHIEYVLTTQGPQAIEHQSAPLDYDLYIERQLKAVADAILPFVDLSFEQITDNQLDLFSS, via the coding sequence TTGTTTAATATTATCGCTAAGCGCGCTGGTTTGCTTTTTGGTGGCGGTCGACATTGGTTCCCATTCACAGGTATTTGTTTTAAACTGCTGTATATATTAACAGTTTGTGGTGGCATGTGGCGAGACTTAATGGCCAACTTATCTGACAATTTTACCAGCAATGAGGTTCAGGCGAGTGGCGTCGGTACTAACAACAGTGCTTTTGGCTTTGTGTTAACCCGAAAAACCTATGATACCCGCCACGGCATGGTCATTTCATTGTGGTTAGTTACAGAGCAAGGGCCAGTCAACCTCAAAATTACGGATGAATACGCACTGCTGTTTATCCATCAAACGGAGCAAGAAAAAGCACTTGAACTCCTTGCTAAACATCAACTGCAACCGGCCAAAGTAACACCGCTCCCCTTAAAAACCTTTGCTCAGCAGGCTGTAACCGGGATTTATTTTGCCAAGTTAAGAGATTTTTACCAAGCCAGAGAACTACTTAAACAGCACTACATTAAGTGTTTTGAAGACGATATTCGCCCCGAAGATCGCTACTTAATGGAGCGCTTTGTTACCGATAATTGTTATTTTACTGGCCAAACAAGCAACTATACGCAAAATCATGCTCATCATTACCCAACCTTATATCAAGCCAAATGCAAGAAATCTGAGGGCGATATTAAGCTTTCTATGGTGTCGATTGATCTGGAATGTAGCCCTAAAGGCGAGCTGTATTCGATAGGACTATACAGCGATACCTGTCAAAAAGTGATGATGATAGGCAAGCCTGAGCCACTTGATGAAAGCTGCGATTATATTGAATGGCTTGCTAACGAGGCAGAGTTATTACAGCGATTTCTGGCTTGGGTAACAGAGTACGATCCTGATGTGTTTATTGGCTGGAATGTGGTTAATTTTGACTTTAGCTTGTTTCAAAAGCGCTACGACTTGCACAACATTCCTTTTGCGTTTGGCCGCGGTAACAGTGCGCCTAATTGGCGAAAACAGCGCAACAGCGAACAAAACTTTATGGATATCGAGGGGCGAGTCGTTATTGATGGTATTGATCTACTGAAAAGTGCCACTTATAACTTTGCTTCGTTCTCGCTCGACAATGTTGCTCATGAACTCTTGGGCAAGCGCAAACAGGTCAAAGATGTCGAAAATCGCCTGTACGAGATTGTCGATAATTTTCATCACAATAAAAAGGCGTTAGCAGCCTACAATTTAGAAGATTGCCGTTTAGTCTGGCAGATATTTGAACATACCGACTTACTAGCTTTTGCCAAGCTTAGAGCCAAGTTAACAGGATTATCGCTTGATCGAATCGGCGGCTCGGTGGCTGCTTTTACCAATCTCTACTTACCTAAATTGCATCGTGCAGGCTATATCGCCCCGAATTTAGGAGATGGAAAGTCTGATCTAGTTTCACCTGGTGGCTATGTAATGAACTCCATTCCCGGACTGTATCGCAATGTGCTTGTGCTAGATTTTAAAAGCCTATACCCAAGTATTATCCGCACCTTTTATATCGACCCTATGGGCCTTATCGAAGGACTAAGAGCTGAGGGGCTAAAGGCCGAAGGACTGAGAGCTGAAGGATTAAAGGCTGAAGGTTTACAATCTGAAGAGCTTAGGGTTCAAGGCTTAGAAGCGGAAAATGGTAATTTAGGAGCGCAAAACCAAATCGTCCCTGGGTTTGATGATGCTTATTTTTCACGAGAAAGGCACTTTCTACCAGCCATTATTGATGAGCTTTGGGCAGCGCGAGACAAAGCCAAGCGCGATAAAAATGCCGCTTTATCGCAAGCGATTAAGATTATTATGAACTCGTTTTATGGTGTTTTGGGTTCGACTGGTTGTCGCTTTTTCGATCCTAGGTTGTCAGGATCTATTACCAAACGTGGACACCAGATTTTAAAAACCACCAAACAGTGGATTGAAGATATTGGTTATCAAGTGATTTACGGCGATACCGATTCAATATTTGTCGCTATTGGCGAATCACACAATGTGAAGGAGTCAAGACGTATTGGTAAAGAGCTTGAGCAGCTAATTAATGAAAAATGGGATGAGCATATTGCTAGCGAGTACCAGATTGAAAGTAAGCTAGAAATCGAATTTGAAACCCATTTTTCTCGATTTTTTATGCCGACTATTCGTGGCCTAGCCGATGTTGGCACCAAAAAGCGTTATGCTGGCCTAGTGATCAATGAAGCTGATAAATCAAATAAAGATAACAGTAAGCCAAATGAACGTATGGTGTTTAAAGGGTTAGAAACCGTCCGCACCGATTGGACGCCACTGGCCAAAGATTTTCAACAAGCCTTGTACGATAAAATATTTCACGACGAGCCAGTCAGCGACTTTGTCCTTGATACCGTGAACCAAACCCGAGCAGGACAGCTTGATGAAAAGCTCATTTATCGAAAGCGTATTCGCCGCAAGCTAGATGACTACGTAAAAAATGTGCCGCCCCATATTAAAGCAGCACGAGCCGCTGACGCTATAAATCTTGCCAATGGTCAAAAAGCCAAATACCAAAAGCGCGGCCATATTGAATATGTGCTAACCACCCAAGGCCCACAAGCGATAGAGCACCAAAGTGCGCCACTTGACTACGATTTATATATAGAACGCCAGTTAAAAGCAGTTGCCGATGCTATTTTACCTTTTGTGGACTTATCGTTTGAGCAGATCACTGATAATCAGTTGGATTTGTTTTCATCATAA
- a CDS encoding AAA family ATPase, which produces MTMKFVMIYRASGVGKESVARELAARNGWKLFPQHLAFDIACAVVGFGNAGFEKYQRKICLEAFRTIIETQKDKGIVFTFCYVNPASNFFIEGLLDLLDKFSVSADFIYLSCDYDEHLRRVLSDGRKNTNKLQSKEYLDKYLKKFDFSATIPNVESFRLNTSNLTIEQSATEIECYLKNK; this is translated from the coding sequence ATGACGATGAAGTTTGTGATGATTTATAGGGCATCTGGCGTTGGTAAAGAGAGTGTTGCTAGAGAGTTGGCAGCAAGAAATGGATGGAAGTTGTTTCCACAGCATTTAGCATTTGATATTGCTTGTGCTGTTGTTGGCTTTGGTAACGCAGGTTTTGAAAAGTACCAGCGTAAAATTTGCTTGGAAGCATTTCGAACAATCATTGAAACACAAAAAGATAAAGGCATTGTATTCACTTTTTGCTATGTAAACCCCGCAAGTAATTTCTTTATTGAAGGCCTTCTTGATTTATTGGACAAATTTAGCGTTAGCGCTGATTTTATATATCTATCTTGCGACTATGATGAGCATTTAAGGCGAGTACTAAGTGACGGAAGAAAAAATACGAATAAACTTCAGTCAAAAGAGTATTTGGATAAGTACCTAAAGAAATTCGATTTCTCAGCAACTATACCAAATGTTGAGTCTTTTCGATTAAACACCAGCAATCTAACAATTGAACAATCTGCAACTGAAATTGAGTGTTATTTAAAGAATAAGTGA
- a CDS encoding cystathionine beta-lyase codes for MSDPKSPKQSSESNNAPKQDTKIVNAGRSDKWTNGVVNPAVQRASTVVFDSVKQMKHATANKANQVLFYGRRGTSTSFAFSDAMTELEGGVGCALYPSGTAAITNAILAFVKTGDHILMVDTAYEPTRSFCDNILAKMGVETTYYDPLVGAGIESLIKENTSLVFLEAPGSLTMEVQDIPAIAEVAHRHGCSVLLDNTWASPINLKPFELGVDVSIQAATKYVVGHSDVMLGTATANEEHWPQLRESSYTMGQCTSPDDLYLALRGIRTLGVRMKQHEQSALKVAKWLSEREEVETILHPAFPSCPGHEQFKRDFLGSNGLFSFVVKPEFAKDVTAFLDGMHHFKMGYSWGGFESLILAVQNVGAMRTATDWQYQGPLVRLHVGLEDVDDLIDDLAQGFERLAGIA; via the coding sequence ATGTCCGATCCAAAGAGCCCAAAGCAAAGCAGCGAGTCTAATAACGCACCTAAACAAGATACCAAAATCGTCAATGCTGGTCGCAGCGATAAGTGGACGAATGGGGTCGTTAACCCAGCGGTTCAGCGCGCTTCAACCGTAGTCTTTGATAGCGTTAAGCAAATGAAACATGCGACTGCCAATAAAGCGAACCAAGTGCTGTTTTATGGCCGTCGTGGTACTAGCACTTCGTTTGCCTTTAGCGATGCCATGACAGAGCTGGAAGGTGGTGTAGGATGTGCGCTTTACCCAAGTGGTACAGCGGCAATTACCAATGCGATTTTAGCTTTTGTCAAAACGGGCGATCATATTTTAATGGTGGATACGGCTTATGAGCCAACTCGCAGTTTTTGTGACAATATTCTCGCTAAAATGGGCGTTGAGACCACTTACTACGATCCTTTGGTTGGTGCTGGCATTGAAAGTTTGATTAAAGAAAATACCAGCCTTGTATTTTTGGAAGCACCGGGTTCATTGACCATGGAAGTGCAAGATATTCCTGCTATTGCTGAAGTTGCTCATCGTCATGGCTGCTCTGTACTGCTAGATAACACTTGGGCATCGCCTATTAATTTAAAGCCGTTTGAATTAGGCGTTGATGTGTCGATTCAAGCAGCGACCAAGTATGTGGTAGGGCACTCAGATGTCATGCTAGGCACCGCAACCGCTAATGAAGAACATTGGCCTCAACTGCGTGAAAGCAGTTACACCATGGGGCAGTGCACCTCCCCAGACGATCTCTATTTAGCGCTGCGCGGCATTCGAACCTTAGGTGTACGTATGAAGCAGCATGAGCAAAGCGCACTTAAAGTTGCCAAGTGGCTAAGTGAGCGTGAAGAAGTAGAAACTATCCTTCACCCAGCTTTTCCTTCATGCCCTGGACACGAGCAATTTAAGCGAGACTTTTTAGGCAGCAATGGCCTGTTTTCTTTTGTGGTAAAACCTGAATTTGCTAAGGATGTCACCGCATTTTTAGACGGTATGCACCATTTCAAAATGGGCTATTCATGGGGCGGCTTTGAAAGCTTGATTTTGGCGGTGCAAAATGTTGGTGCAATGCGTACAGCCACCGATTGGCAATATCAAGGACCGTTAGTACGTTTACATGTTGGCCTAGAAGATGTTGATGATCTTATTGACGATCTAGCACAAGGCTTTGAGCGCTTGGCAGGCATAGCTTAA
- a CDS encoding DUF924 family protein, with product MFKQVIDFWFQELTPKQWWQKDADLDATIEKRFAGLHKQASAGELFAWRDNAEGALAEVIVLDQFSRNIYRDTPQAFACDNLALALAQYAVEKRFDNKLTAEQRSFLYMPFMHSESQLIHQEALKLYTALGNENNLKFEQQHKAIIDRFGRYPHRNKILGRASTPEEIEFLTQPNSSF from the coding sequence ATGTTTAAACAAGTCATCGATTTTTGGTTTCAAGAGCTAACCCCAAAACAGTGGTGGCAAAAAGACGCAGACCTTGATGCCACCATTGAAAAACGTTTTGCAGGGTTGCACAAACAAGCGAGTGCCGGCGAATTATTTGCTTGGCGAGATAACGCCGAAGGCGCTCTAGCAGAAGTGATTGTTCTCGATCAGTTTTCTCGCAATATCTATCGCGATACCCCACAAGCGTTTGCCTGTGATAATTTGGCTTTAGCGCTTGCACAATATGCCGTAGAAAAACGCTTTGATAATAAACTTACGGCTGAACAACGAAGCTTTTTATATATGCCATTTATGCACAGTGAATCTCAGCTTATCCACCAAGAAGCATTAAAGCTATACACCGCTTTAGGTAACGAAAATAATTTAAAATTTGAGCAGCAACACAAAGCAATTATCGATCGCTTTGGCCGTTACCCTCACAGAAACAAGATACTAGGCCGAGCATCTACACCAGAAGAAATTGAGTTTCTTACCCAGCCTAATAGTAGTTTTTAA
- a CDS encoding winged helix-turn-helix domain-containing protein — translation MKYRFNDIEIDATHFVIKVRGKQQPIEPKVFDLLLYLLRNRDRLISRDELFEKVWHGRIVSDTSLSNHIKNIRKLVNDDAERQCVIKTVRSRGYQFICPVNEIKAEKQEPEPSRPKGFPQTLLFSLSNKKRLLTFLVLIGLVFLINWGASFYTDRDSRPYILVVPFSVSGDIPNHLSPFADQITREIIQSLRKISGLKVVPPPSSFAFKANKTRDFINERLPNIDYVLDGIVAVDKSGAIQINTELEHLNRGNVIWDGSYQLTLDKLNSFQLQEAVATAVSSSLKVLMHESEKAHLAELPTTSTDAYKLYVEGQYLFSKMTHEAMIKSIEYFSQAIALDAAFEAAYLAKSNAYRAIMTLYEKPKDVLPHVVTSTVELLKISPDSAIARSSLGLAYVHTWLWADAWKVLTEAKLRRQDIMLTELGFALYFSALGEVKLTKQSLAKADALDPLNEELAEWGAWSLMMLGELEDAILWGEEKIKLHPNKPSPKLSQAVALYINGNYQQSIKLAQKGVKLSNRTPLSLVFLAQSFAAMGDEQRALSLLTEANQSKAYVCPYESAIVYIQLEQLDRAFELLQEAVEYRSNCLVFIRNDPRLASVRGDSRYLALLDKVGLSDMAIKNYARG, via the coding sequence ATGAAATACAGGTTCAATGACATTGAAATTGACGCCACGCATTTCGTTATCAAAGTACGTGGTAAACAACAGCCTATTGAACCAAAAGTTTTTGACTTGCTGTTGTACTTACTAAGAAATCGTGATCGTTTGATATCTAGAGATGAACTGTTTGAGAAGGTTTGGCATGGTCGAATCGTCTCAGACACCAGCTTGAGCAACCATATTAAAAATATTCGTAAGCTGGTTAATGACGACGCAGAACGTCAATGTGTGATCAAAACTGTTCGCTCACGTGGTTATCAATTTATTTGCCCTGTCAATGAAATCAAAGCCGAGAAGCAAGAACCTGAGCCTAGCCGACCAAAGGGTTTTCCTCAGACACTACTATTTTCATTAAGCAATAAGAAAAGACTGCTAACTTTCCTCGTTCTGATAGGTCTCGTATTTTTGATAAATTGGGGCGCTAGCTTTTATACCGATCGCGATAGCAGGCCCTATATTCTTGTTGTGCCTTTTTCAGTTTCGGGTGACATCCCCAATCATTTATCCCCATTTGCTGATCAAATTACGCGAGAAATAATTCAATCGCTTAGAAAAATTTCCGGTTTAAAGGTGGTGCCGCCACCGTCATCTTTTGCCTTCAAAGCTAATAAGACTCGCGATTTTATTAATGAGCGGCTTCCCAATATTGACTACGTGCTAGACGGAATAGTAGCCGTTGATAAATCAGGTGCGATTCAAATCAATACAGAGCTTGAGCATTTAAACCGAGGCAATGTTATCTGGGATGGCAGCTATCAATTAACCTTGGATAAACTCAACAGTTTTCAGCTACAAGAAGCGGTTGCTACGGCAGTTTCCTCTTCGCTTAAGGTGTTAATGCATGAATCTGAAAAAGCTCATTTAGCTGAACTTCCTACTACAAGTACCGACGCTTATAAACTTTATGTTGAAGGACAATACCTGTTTTCAAAGATGACTCATGAAGCAATGATTAAATCGATAGAATATTTTTCTCAAGCAATTGCGTTAGACGCAGCTTTTGAAGCCGCATATCTCGCCAAATCTAATGCTTATCGAGCGATCATGACACTGTACGAAAAACCCAAAGATGTTTTGCCTCATGTCGTTACATCTACCGTAGAGCTTTTGAAAATTAGCCCTGATTCAGCCATTGCCCGCTCTTCACTTGGCCTTGCTTATGTGCATACTTGGCTTTGGGCAGATGCATGGAAAGTACTAACGGAAGCTAAACTTCGTCGTCAAGACATCATGCTAACCGAACTTGGCTTTGCTTTATATTTTTCGGCACTTGGTGAAGTAAAGCTAACAAAACAGTCACTGGCAAAAGCAGATGCTCTTGACCCATTAAATGAAGAACTGGCTGAGTGGGGAGCATGGTCGTTAATGATGCTTGGCGAACTCGAAGACGCTATTCTATGGGGCGAAGAAAAAATAAAACTACATCCTAACAAGCCCTCACCAAAACTTAGCCAAGCAGTTGCTTTGTATATCAATGGAAATTACCAACAAAGCATCAAACTTGCGCAAAAAGGCGTGAAACTAAGCAATCGTACGCCATTGTCACTGGTTTTCTTGGCACAGTCTTTTGCTGCCATGGGTGACGAGCAACGTGCTTTGTCCTTATTAACCGAAGCAAATCAAAGTAAAGCCTATGTTTGCCCCTATGAGTCGGCCATTGTTTACATACAACTTGAACAACTCGACAGAGCATTTGAGCTACTACAAGAGGCTGTTGAATATCGTTCAAATTGCCTCGTTTTTATACGTAATGATCCACGCTTAGCGTCTGTGAGAGGCGACTCTAGATATCTAGCGTTACTTGATAAAGTTGGATTAAGTGACATGGCAATAAAAAATTACGCCAGAGGATAA